Proteins encoded in a region of the Larimichthys crocea isolate SSNF chromosome XVI, L_crocea_2.0, whole genome shotgun sequence genome:
- the LOC113747886 gene encoding uncharacterized protein LOC113747886 isoform X2 — protein sequence MDGHQLNNPTSDSILVTSDNQEQEIYHNESHGRPECKSLFFDFQNISNSYLTLTEANSDLRGDNEVLKERGAWLDKQTKVLNSTSAKLMSVNLALSFESSELMKQIVNLTSTNLKLTQEHERLVRHTSKQEEEKRNMSQTIKYLVDSNAWREDEERRLSEINSFLNDELFEVKGKNAELLEINDGLQREIKNLNAQKTDLQEQNQNLSSTVMKERQEAAGTNLPPGTG from the exons ATGGACGGTCACCAGCTCAATAATCCAACCTCGGACTCAATCTTAGTGACTTCAGACAATCAGGAACAGGAAATAT ATCACAATGAGTCACACGGCAGACCAGAATGTAAAAGCCTCTTCTTCGACTTCCAGAACATCAGTAACAGCTATCTCACTCTTACTGAAGCAAACAGCGACCTGCGAGGGGACAATGAAGTCTTGAAGGAGCGCGGCGCCTGGCTGGACAAACAGACCAAAGTTCTTAACAGCACTTCAGCCAAACTCATGTCTGTCAATCTCGCTTTGAGTTTTGAAAGCAGCGAGTTGATGAAGCAAATTGTGAATCTGACTTCTACAAACTTAAAGCTCACACAAGAACATGAGCGTTTGGTCCGGCACACATCCaagcaggaggaagagaagcGGAACATGTCGCAAACGATCAAATATCTGGTCGACTCGAATGCTTGGCGAGAGGATGAGGAGCGACGGCTCTCCGAGATAAACAGCTTCCTGAACGATGAGCTGTTTGAAGTGAAAGGAAAGAATGCAGAGCTTCTGGAGATCAACGACGGGCTtcaaagagaaattaaaaatctGAATGCACAGAAAACAGACCTTCAAGAGCAAAACCAGAACCTGAGCAGCACAGTGATGAAAGAGAGGCAGGAGGCAGCAGGCACCAATCTTCCTCCAGGTACCGGCTGA
- the LOC113747886 gene encoding uncharacterized protein LOC113747886 isoform X1, which yields MDGHQLNNPTSDSILVTSDNQEQEISSDCIHTTKNTSCQHFGPVVGLSTLCLLLLVSCVALSVLYHNESHGRPECKSLFFDFQNISNSYLTLTEANSDLRGDNEVLKERGAWLDKQTKVLNSTSAKLMSVNLALSFESSELMKQIVNLTSTNLKLTQEHERLVRHTSKQEEEKRNMSQTIKYLVDSNAWREDEERRLSEINSFLNDELFEVKGKNAELLEINDGLQREIKNLNAQKTDLQEQNQNLSSTVMKERQEAAGTNLPPGTG from the exons ATGGACGGTCACCAGCTCAATAATCCAACCTCGGACTCAATCTTAGTGACTTCAGACAATCAGGAACAGGAAATAT cttcAGACTGCATCCATACCACGAAAAACACGAGCTGTCAGCACTTCGGTCCAGTGGTCGGTCTGTCAACACTCTGCTTGCTGCTGCTTGTGTCCTGCGTAGCTCTTTCTGTCTTGT ATCACAATGAGTCACACGGCAGACCAGAATGTAAAAGCCTCTTCTTCGACTTCCAGAACATCAGTAACAGCTATCTCACTCTTACTGAAGCAAACAGCGACCTGCGAGGGGACAATGAAGTCTTGAAGGAGCGCGGCGCCTGGCTGGACAAACAGACCAAAGTTCTTAACAGCACTTCAGCCAAACTCATGTCTGTCAATCTCGCTTTGAGTTTTGAAAGCAGCGAGTTGATGAAGCAAATTGTGAATCTGACTTCTACAAACTTAAAGCTCACACAAGAACATGAGCGTTTGGTCCGGCACACATCCaagcaggaggaagagaagcGGAACATGTCGCAAACGATCAAATATCTGGTCGACTCGAATGCTTGGCGAGAGGATGAGGAGCGACGGCTCTCCGAGATAAACAGCTTCCTGAACGATGAGCTGTTTGAAGTGAAAGGAAAGAATGCAGAGCTTCTGGAGATCAACGACGGGCTtcaaagagaaattaaaaatctGAATGCACAGAAAACAGACCTTCAAGAGCAAAACCAGAACCTGAGCAGCACAGTGATGAAAGAGAGGCAGGAGGCAGCAGGCACCAATCTTCCTCCAGGTACCGGCTGA